Genomic segment of Apium graveolens cultivar Ventura chromosome 7, ASM990537v1, whole genome shotgun sequence:
AGGGCGAATATAGACCTACtagaagaagaaagagaagcagctcaccaaattaatgcaaagtattTGCTGCAAGCCGTACAATATTATGATTCAGGCATCAAGAAGAGATCTTTCAGCATAGGTGACTTCGTCTTACGAGAAATAACCGCGTCTATGCCAATTAAGCAAGGAAAGCTGCAGCCAAACTGGGAAGGACCTTACAAAGTGATAGAGGTCTTTCGCCCAGGGAATTACAAGTTGGAAACAATAGTCGGAGAAATGATCAAGAACACTTAGCATGCTACCCGCCTTCGTAAATTCTATCAGTAAGAAAATTTCTTACGTTTtctcattatatttttatttgattccTAAGAATTGTGAGATGTGTAAAAGAAGAATGATCAATATAAATACACTCCCTTCGCACTCTTTTACTTAGGAATTACCAGAACACGTTGAGCAGATGAACGAGTATTATCTAGGGGCGATCCCGAAGAAGATAAACCCTTCATCCACCCACGTTTAATTGTCTACATTAAAAGGTGAACGAACATTATCTAAAGGCAATTATATAAAACATAATGTCCTTCACCGTAATATTATTGTCCTTCATCCTAGTAAAAATTCACTTAGCATAAATCTTTGATAAAAGAAAGGAGTGAATGAAAAATATCTAGAAGCAATCCCGAAGAAGATATTATCTTTCGCTCTCCAATTTAACATTTACTATTTTACAAGTGATTCATTTAACCGAAGGAATGAATGAGGACTTATCTAGGGGAAATCTCGGAGAAGATAAGCCCTTCGTCCCTCAAAATGAAGAGATAAGCGAATACCTTTTCATGGACTATCCTGAAAATGAAAGATCCTTCGCTCATCCTAAACCTATATCAGGGAATGCCCGTTTATGATGGTTTTTAAATATTAAAGACACAAGTCATACCCTTCAGAATAAGATGAATCAAACCCATGTTTATCCGAAAGAAAAGCCCTTGTCCCTTCCAGACTTGGGGCAGAGACATAAAATTGCTAAAGCAAAATTGAAAAGGTCGAAGATGTAACATACGATGAATAGAAAAAAATTGTTAAAGTAAAAATATGCAAGTATGCTCGAAGGCAGCAAAGTAAAGAAATCCTGAAGGCAAGAGTATCGGGAcattaaaaattcaaaaaataattacAAATCCAAATCTAGGACTGAAGTACAGGGTTCGAGATGTCTTCATCTTTTCCAGAAGAGACTACTAGGGGCTCTGCATCATCGGTTCGGCCGATGGGATCTTCAAAAGACTCATCCAAGAGTTTCTTGTAGTCCCAGCCAAACTCATGTGCCTTCTTCAACACATGGCCGACACTAAACTGGAAGCATCTCTCCTCAGTCAGATCCAACTTCTCATTGATTCCCTTGTTTTCCTTCCCAACTTCTCATTGTTTTCCTCAATCTagagttgaagttgtctgtaaaattcagcttcatttttttttcatttatatccagcatctcctgcatctctttgagagtttcattgcttgagaTTTTGAGTTagtcttcaattctgaaaaatcttctagtATACTTCTCATCTCTAAACTCCATGATCCAGTAAGGTTTCATGTGCACTATCTCCCGTTTTTGGAATGGTTAGAACCCTTGGTAGTGCACTAGgatctctccagctttgtctgAGTTGATTATTCTTTCTGAGTATTTCTGATTTAGAAAACTTTGTGAATCCAAAGTCTTTCTTCATTGAAGTAAATACCTTGGTTAAGACACTGTAGCTTTCCTCAAGAATCTTATAGAATGGCCATATTATCTTATTACCACCCATGtatctgaaaaccaatctctctgAAAGTCTAGTAGTAgaatcaattcctctcacttcttctaatTCTTCCAAATAGAGTTGAATATCAGAGAATTCTTTGTTGTCACTGATGTAGAGTTAATCATCTTTGTTGACAGTAGGCTTCTGTGGTTTTGAGATGGCTTTTATTGGAGGTAGGGTAGGCTTCTTCTTTCTCTGTGTTCCTTTTTTGGTTGGTAAAGGGATGTTCAAATCAGGGGTCGGTAAACTCTCCCAATATATAGGTTCATCTTTGGGCACTATTGGTTCACCCTCCTCACAATGATAGTTTACCTCAGGATATACTTTGGTTTCATCTGGTACTTCTTTGGACACAATTGATTGAGTTAAAGTAACAGATTATGATGGCCCACTCTTCTcttctaaaattttatttatcCTCTTAGCCCTCACCTTAACTCTTTTTCCTATTTTCCACTCAGATTTCCCTTCCTTTTCATCAGCCAATTTCTTTTCATTTTCAGTAGCaggcttctcaatcttcttttgAGCTTCCTTAGTAGCCTGCTTTTTCTTTGACTTTGGTTGTGACTTTAGTTTCAAAtattcttctttcttttcttctacAAACTCAGGATGCCCACTCATTATACAGATCCGTTTTCCATGTCTGTAAATTCTTGTTATCCTCTTTCTGAATGTTGAATCCTTGGTTGTCTTGTAGCTATCAATTGAGTTGCCCATGAGTTTCAGCTCATCAAGCCTGGGAGGTGAGTAATCTAGCTCCATTGTGTGTTTTCTTGTAAATATGAAATTTGAAGGTTTAGGCTTGAATACCACAATAGGCTTTAGGTCATTGTCAAGTGATGTTTCTCCCTTTTTACCTTTTCCCAACTTCAATTCATTTAATGTTAGAGACTTCAATTGTGTGATGTGTTTCACATATTTTGATGGTTTTGTAGTTGAGCCAAATACTTGAGCTATTATTTGATCTATCTTCTTTTTTTATTCTTTAAGTTTCATCTCAATTGCATCTAGATTGATCAAGTCTATGATATCCAACTCTTCCCTTACTGGTGGCTTCGGCAAAATAATAGAGGGAACTATTACATTAGTGACTTGTACATGCACGctcttctccccctttttgttatcatcaagaagAAATATAGAGATTGAagattgtgcagccaccagttgtTGGAGTAACTGAGTTTGTGTGTCTTGACCTTGAAGTATCTTGTCCAAAGAAGCTTCAACATTAGTCATTCTTGTACCCAAGGCCTCAACTTTCCTAGATAGGTCTCCTTCCTTCCTTAGCTTCAGTTGTAGCTCTCTCATAGTTGTTTCAAGAAGCTTCTCATCCAGCTTGTTGTACATATCCTTTTTGACTTCATCGATAGATTATTTCAGAGCATCCAAATCTAAAGCCTATTTGAGTTGTTAAATTTTATGAAGTTGTAGAGACTCTAGATGTGCTTGCAAAAGAGACCTTGTACTAGCATTTGAAGTAGCTGCTAAAGCTGTTTGATTCTATTTGATGAGCTTTCTAAGAGTGGAGTTGAAATGATGAGAACTACAGTCCTTGCTGAGCATCCAATCAGGAATATTAGTTATAGAACTAGGGCCTATATCTCCCCTATGTCCATACCAGTATCTTCATCAAACTCTTCACCAAAATCATCAACATCATCTTCAATCTCAAATTCATCATCAGTTGTCGGAGGCATGTTAGAGATTGCATCTTTAGCCCTTTGCATTGATTCAGctgtgtgtactaaattcaatgttttttctgcctcctcattgccctgaacaACTAAGGTTTGATAGGCTGTGACAGGATAATTAAATGTCTCGGTATCCAAGGAAATGGAGTCTATAACAGTTTTATAATGTTGCTGATATAGCCTTTCTTTTTCAGCTTCATTGACATCCATTGACTCATGTGCAATGGCTTCCACCCGTATATCttatgtaccttcttttctcttattttctcacttttcttgcatcaggggctccccctggctcactaTCCTCACACTatcaccttcaccttctaaggtggaactcctctcactttcttttgccatacTGGAAGAAATAGTGTGCATAATTAAGCTCTCATCCTCTCCTTTTGcatgggagcaacccagcctcttactcaaatcactcccttccctcagtcctagaagtgattggaCAACCAATAACtcatatgcacttgtgatggaTCTTGAGATATCAAGTATTTGTGCAGTGACTGTTAACTGCTGTAAAATAGCAGTTGAAGGTGTGGTTGTGACTATCAATGGATAACTGCAGTGAGGTATATCCATTGAAGGACAATCGCTTATCAACGGAAGATAGATATTGGTTGATGAAGAAGAAATAAGAGGAATATAAGTTGAAACTATAGTGGAGTTTGTGTAGATTGATTTTGGATTTGGATGCACAGACCCCTCAATAGTTTGGGAAAGAATTGGTcggtgatccaacaaatcatcaattacATGATGATCACCAATTTGAGTGTGGGGCTCCTCCATGAGTttgagagatggagaatcagAAATTGATGTAAAAATTATGTCCACATCTAGAGAGATAGTTGGAGAGTTGTGTGTTTGAGGTGTTTCGATTGTTAAAGAGTGGGGCTGTGACCCCACATTTACTAGAGCCACATCAACCTGGCTTTGAAAAGGTACAGATACCAAGTCTGTTACTTTGgtttgcactgtgtgtgcacTTTGTGATTCCTCCatggttttagatcttttctttatGATATAAGTTTGAGATAAGTCTTtggtgtccctaccccttttggcatgtgctcttggttgggAGCCTATATCAATAGTTACACCCTTTTGAAAGGATGTAACTAGGGATGTGCTTATATTCTTTTGTAGCACTACAGTCTTTTAAGAGACTGTAGTGTGGCTGGCTTGGGTTATACTAATCTCCCTCTTCTTATCcttggggcttctttgatgttcactcCTTCCCTCGCCTGTCTTACCACCCTGAACACCCCCCTCAGGTGCTTTAGTGGTTTTTACAACTagtgtcttttgagagacact
This window contains:
- the LOC141673487 gene encoding uncharacterized protein LOC141673487 — protein: MPRSSTKETPSRLAYGINVIVPVEVGMESYRTKVYNVEANDFSLRANIDLLEEEREAAHQINAKYLLQAVQYYDSGIKKRSFSIGDFVLREITASMPIKQGKLQPNWEGPYKVIEVFRPGNYKLETIVGEMIKNT